From the genome of Acidobacteriota bacterium, one region includes:
- a CDS encoding TolC family protein has protein sequence MHRFTLIGLLGGFFAVAGAAQDRSVITEAEFLSVLDETHPAVRESAGAVASAEARLVAARTFDNPVVEAVREDPAGPIGQTDVLVSWKMPDAARAPEIEAREGEIGAARGRLAYDLLGYRLAMREAYAGWAVADARQQRLTLQAERVGSLAQREAARAERGEASGLEARRLRLAAATLRSRVVLADGASERAKAEAAAWHPGLPADARPVLPELPNAPSLDGVDSRVRAAEADLAAAELARLATRPIVASPEVTLGWRRQDLTPGAVDGPIFGVAWSVPLFDRRQAARQNAGAALAAAGARLELAERESAAARNAASTNFARFAAALAEAREELGATELMLDGAEAAFRQGEAGLTDLLETHRSVTEAELAVLDLHEAALAAHRELERLAASGEGGPGS, from the coding sequence ATGCATCGCTTTACCCTGATCGGTCTCCTCGGAGGCTTCTTCGCCGTCGCCGGCGCGGCACAGGACCGGTCCGTCATCACCGAGGCCGAGTTCCTCTCGGTCCTCGACGAGACGCACCCCGCCGTTCGTGAGAGCGCCGGGGCCGTGGCGTCCGCGGAGGCTCGGTTGGTGGCGGCCCGGACGTTCGACAATCCCGTCGTCGAGGCTGTGCGCGAGGACCCTGCCGGTCCGATCGGCCAGACGGACGTTCTCGTTTCCTGGAAGATGCCGGACGCCGCGCGCGCCCCGGAGATCGAGGCCCGCGAAGGCGAGATCGGCGCTGCCCGTGGTCGCCTGGCGTACGACCTGCTGGGCTATCGCCTGGCGATGAGGGAGGCCTACGCCGGTTGGGCTGTGGCCGACGCGCGGCAGCAACGACTGACGCTCCAGGCTGAGCGGGTCGGGTCGCTTGCGCAGCGTGAGGCGGCCCGCGCGGAGAGGGGCGAAGCCTCGGGTCTCGAGGCCCGCCGGCTCCGCCTGGCCGCCGCCACGCTCCGGTCCCGCGTTGTCCTCGCGGATGGGGCGAGCGAGCGGGCGAAGGCTGAGGCGGCAGCCTGGCACCCAGGCCTGCCGGCGGACGCGCGGCCGGTTCTGCCTGAACTTCCGAACGCGCCGTCGCTGGATGGTGTGGACAGCCGCGTGCGCGCCGCGGAGGCGGACCTGGCGGCGGCCGAACTGGCCCGGCTTGCGACCCGGCCGATCGTGGCCTCGCCCGAAGTCACACTGGGCTGGCGGCGGCAGGACCTGACGCCTGGCGCCGTCGACGGGCCGATCTTCGGTGTCGCCTGGTCCGTCCCGCTCTTCGACCGCCGGCAGGCGGCGCGGCAGAACGCCGGCGCGGCCCTGGCGGCCGCCGGGGCGAGGCTTGAACTCGCGGAGCGCGAATCCGCGGCCGCGCGGAACGCGGCAAGCACGAACTTCGCCCGGTTCGCAGCCGCCCTCGCCGAGGCCCGCGAAGAACTCGGCGCCACGGAGCTGATGCTGGACGGCGCGGAGGCGGCGTTCCGCCAGGGCGAGGCCGGGCTGACCGACTTGCTCGAGACTCACCGTTCCGTGACCGAGGCGGAACTGGCGGTGCTCGACCTGCACGAGGCGGCGCTGGCGGCGCACCGGGAGCTGGAACGGCTGGCGGCTAGCGGAGAGGGAGGGCCGGGGTCATGA
- a CDS encoding prolyl oligopeptidase family serine peptidase, producing the protein MPEPKPHSQVLAALLVLGLAACGGDYPPPPETEQILFTETLHGVEFEDPYRWLEDQDSPETRAFIDRQNEYAELIVGEPPGRDWARRRLSELIDTPSVGSPNKAGEYEFFTLRRSGEELASIVRRPAPEDAEAGPAKIDPAGEYEVVIDPAEVGSEYAHLGIVSVSPDGKSLLYNIRIGGEDETAVQLRDLEQNVDLDFEMPRALNDQAFFAKDGSGIYYTVRDRVEGPRIRFHRFGTDRAEDALVFGEGIGPRAFVRAEQLDDTKLLVGVQHGWARSDVYLVEVGTWRVTPIVEGMEARFNTHHSNGRLFVRTNLDAPLNRLMEVDLDRPEVADWREVVPEADDVLQGVSVIGGKLYLAYLHHVASRIRVFELDGTPAGEIEVPEHHNASIRGAGEGKALLSLVSYLQPPVTWLLDLEAGTREVFREAQALFSGDGYVLKQVRYTSKDGTSAPMYIAHREDFEPDGTTPALLNGYGGFNVSLTPRFNPLAALWLEAGGVYAVATLRGGSEYGEEWHQAGMLHNKQTVFDDFISAGEWLVAEGYSDPERLAIHGASNGGLLVGASLTQRPDLYRAVLCGFPELDLIRFYTFTETNNMPALLEYGDGEIPDQFESLRGFSPYQAIRDGVAYPAVMLTQGDLDTRVPPLQARKVAARLQAATSSGLPVIMRYHPYAGHAASRGLPMSERLEFVAAEATFLLTQTGLTAPAAES; encoded by the coding sequence TTGCCTGAGCCGAAGCCGCACTCCCAGGTCCTGGCCGCCCTGCTTGTCCTGGGCCTCGCGGCCTGCGGCGGGGACTACCCGCCACCGCCCGAGACGGAGCAGATTCTCTTCACGGAGACGCTCCACGGAGTCGAGTTCGAGGATCCCTACCGGTGGCTGGAGGACCAGGACAGCCCGGAGACCCGCGCATTCATCGACCGGCAGAACGAGTACGCCGAGCTCATCGTCGGTGAGCCGCCGGGACGGGACTGGGCGCGGCGGCGGTTGAGTGAGCTGATCGACACGCCTTCCGTCGGCTCGCCGAACAAGGCCGGCGAGTACGAATTCTTCACCCTGCGCCGGTCGGGCGAGGAGCTGGCGTCCATCGTACGTCGTCCGGCGCCCGAGGATGCCGAGGCCGGACCCGCGAAGATCGACCCGGCCGGCGAGTACGAGGTCGTGATCGACCCGGCGGAAGTCGGCAGCGAGTACGCGCACCTCGGGATCGTCTCCGTCTCTCCCGACGGGAAGTCCCTGCTCTACAACATCCGTATCGGCGGCGAGGACGAAACGGCCGTCCAACTACGGGACCTCGAACAGAACGTCGACCTCGACTTCGAGATGCCCCGGGCGTTGAACGACCAGGCGTTCTTCGCGAAGGACGGCAGCGGCATCTACTACACCGTCCGCGACCGTGTCGAAGGTCCGCGTATCCGCTTCCACCGGTTCGGCACCGATCGGGCGGAGGACGCCCTTGTGTTCGGCGAGGGGATCGGGCCGCGGGCCTTCGTTCGCGCCGAGCAGCTCGACGACACGAAGTTGCTCGTCGGAGTCCAGCACGGATGGGCGCGTAGCGACGTGTACCTGGTCGAGGTCGGCACCTGGCGGGTCACGCCGATCGTCGAAGGCATGGAGGCCCGCTTCAACACCCACCACAGCAATGGCCGCTTGTTCGTGCGCACGAACCTGGACGCGCCGCTCAACCGGCTGATGGAGGTCGATCTCGACCGGCCGGAGGTCGCTGACTGGCGAGAAGTGGTGCCGGAAGCCGACGATGTCCTCCAGGGCGTGTCGGTGATCGGCGGCAAGCTCTACCTGGCCTACCTGCACCACGTGGCGAGCCGGATCCGGGTCTTCGAGCTCGACGGCACGCCGGCCGGCGAGATCGAGGTGCCCGAGCACCACAACGCCAGCATCCGGGGGGCCGGCGAAGGCAAGGCGCTCCTGTCGCTCGTCTCCTACCTGCAGCCGCCCGTGACCTGGCTGCTCGACCTCGAGGCGGGCACGCGCGAGGTCTTCAGGGAAGCTCAGGCGCTCTTCTCCGGCGACGGCTACGTGCTGAAGCAGGTGCGCTACACGTCGAAGGACGGCACCTCCGCGCCGATGTACATCGCCCACCGGGAGGACTTCGAGCCCGACGGCACGACCCCCGCCCTGCTCAACGGCTACGGCGGCTTCAACGTCTCCCTGACCCCGCGGTTCAACCCGCTGGCGGCTCTGTGGCTCGAGGCCGGCGGCGTCTACGCGGTCGCCACGCTCCGCGGCGGCAGCGAGTACGGCGAGGAGTGGCACCAGGCCGGAATGCTCCACAACAAGCAGACCGTCTTCGACGACTTCATCTCCGCCGGCGAATGGCTGGTCGCGGAGGGCTACAGCGACCCCGAGCGCCTGGCGATCCACGGCGCCAGCAACGGCGGACTGCTGGTCGGCGCCTCCCTGACCCAGCGCCCAGACCTCTACCGCGCCGTCCTCTGCGGTTTCCCCGAGCTCGACCTGATCCGCTTCTACACCTTCACCGAGACGAACAACATGCCGGCGCTGCTCGAGTACGGCGACGGCGAGATCCCCGACCAGTTCGAGTCGCTGCGCGGCTTCTCGCCCTACCAGGCGATCCGCGACGGCGTTGCCTACCCCGCCGTCATGCTGACCCAGGGCGACCTCGACACCCGTGTGCCGCCGCTCCAGGCGCGCAAGGTCGCCGCCCGATTGCAGGCGGCGACCTCATCGGGGCTGCCGGTCATCATGCGGTACCACCCGTATGCCGGCCATGCCGCGAGCCGCGGTCTGCCGATGTCGGAGCGGCTCGAGTTCGTCGCCGCGGAGGCGACCTTTCTGCTGACTCAGACGGGGCTGACGGCGCCGGCGGCCGAGAGTTGA